The following are encoded in a window of Bradyrhizobium sp. WBOS07 genomic DNA:
- a CDS encoding DUF983 domain-containing protein — MNDAAGKPEPETTVLQSALRGLACRCPRCGQGKLYAGFLTLAPACDHCGLDYAFIDTGDGPAIFIIMLAGGIVVAAALIVEVKYQPPYWLHAVLWLPLILATTLLPLRAMKSLLIALQFHHKAAPGRLVDRAK, encoded by the coding sequence ATGAATGACGCCGCCGGCAAACCCGAGCCCGAAACCACCGTCCTGCAGAGCGCGCTGCGCGGGCTTGCCTGCCGATGTCCGCGCTGCGGCCAGGGCAAGCTCTATGCAGGCTTCCTGACGCTCGCGCCCGCCTGCGACCACTGCGGCCTCGACTACGCCTTCATCGACACCGGCGACGGTCCGGCGATCTTCATCATCATGCTGGCCGGCGGGATCGTCGTTGCTGCAGCGCTCATCGTCGAGGTCAAATACCAGCCGCCGTACTGGCTGCATGCGGTGCTGTGGTTGCCGCTGATCCTCGCCACCACGCTGCTGCCGCTGCGTGCGATGAAGTCGCTGCTGATCGCGCTGCAATTCCACCACAAGGCGGCGCCGGGCCGGTTGGTCGACCGCGCGAAATGA
- a CDS encoding SURF1 family protein: MNQPARKPRVAGFALFTLFLTAVFVALGVWQLQRRTAKHELVAALTERLATAPVPLPPPALWAKLNPARDEFRRVSFTATYAALPDAMVYSSGSAVRKDASGPGTWAFLPARLPSGETVVIDAGFVENTMQDRGVEDRAVKKLVTGQPVVLTGYLRFPEASGWLTPAENRDKRLWFVRDHPAIASALGWGAVAPFYVDLEQPVPENGIPRPGPLAVHLKDDHLQYAVTWFLLAGAVLIAFAVWARGRRQG, translated from the coding sequence ATGAACCAGCCTGCGCGCAAGCCTCGCGTGGCCGGCTTCGCGCTGTTCACGCTGTTCCTGACGGCCGTCTTCGTCGCACTCGGGGTCTGGCAGTTGCAGCGACGGACCGCCAAGCACGAGCTGGTCGCGGCCCTCACCGAGCGCCTGGCCACAGCGCCGGTCCCGCTGCCGCCGCCCGCGCTTTGGGCCAAGCTGAATCCCGCACGCGACGAGTTTCGCCGCGTCAGCTTCACCGCGACCTACGCGGCTCTGCCGGATGCGATGGTCTATTCGTCAGGCTCGGCGGTGCGCAAGGACGCCTCCGGCCCCGGCACCTGGGCCTTCCTGCCGGCGCGGCTTCCGAGCGGCGAGACGGTCGTGATCGATGCGGGCTTCGTCGAGAACACGATGCAGGACCGCGGCGTCGAGGATCGCGCGGTGAAGAAGCTCGTGACCGGGCAGCCGGTCGTGCTCACCGGTTATCTGCGCTTTCCCGAGGCATCCGGCTGGCTGACGCCCGCGGAGAACCGCGACAAGCGGCTGTGGTTCGTGCGCGATCATCCGGCCATCGCCAGCGCGCTCGGCTGGGGCGCGGTGGCGCCGTTCTACGTCGATCTCGAGCAACCGGTGCCCGAGAACGGCATTCCGCGTCCGGGCCCGCTCGCCGTGCATCTGAAGGACGACCACCTGCAATACGCCGTCACCTGGTTCCTGCTCGCGGGCGCCGTGCTGATCGCCTTCGCCGTGTGGGCCAGAGGCCGGCGACAGGGCTGA
- a CDS encoding nuclear transport factor 2 family protein: MSDFDQMGIVVDWVDACRSGDLTTLLDLYADDAQVECTCNGARCYRGRSELEAYWQPRLSAFSLAGFGLEEIHPMPHGVDLEYSVAGALRIRASFRFSPEGKIHSTLCEPARQHAHHGCAC, encoded by the coding sequence GTGAGCGATTTCGATCAGATGGGAATTGTCGTCGACTGGGTGGACGCCTGCCGGAGCGGCGACCTCACGACCTTGCTCGACCTCTATGCCGACGACGCCCAGGTCGAATGCACGTGCAACGGCGCGCGGTGTTACCGCGGCCGGAGCGAGCTCGAGGCCTATTGGCAGCCGCGGCTCAGCGCGTTCTCGCTGGCGGGTTTCGGCCTGGAGGAGATCCACCCGATGCCGCATGGCGTCGACCTCGAATATTCCGTCGCCGGCGCGCTGCGCATTCGCGCCTCGTTTCGCTTCAGTCCGGAAGGCAAGATCCACAGCACGCTGTGCGAGCCGGCGCGGCAGCACGCGCATCACGGCTGCGCGTGCTAG
- a CDS encoding histidine kinase has product MWQRLSFRTQLFLPLGASFLAALILGGVLLQIFATSQLADEHEPARRSIRTIAAALNDTLRASDNPQKTLDAFVRSLAGSSDIHFRSVEGGLAASPKDAVRDLQGVPRWFVELLMVPETDAAAPVLIDGRRIGDIVFLPDLSADLFEKWIGFLALTSLVAVLMLLTGIIAYIFAGSALRPLQHLGEGLTRMRRGDYAKPIPVGGPPEIRRSCTEANALAATLAQLSQDNRDLMHRLVSLQDDERRDLARELHDELGPLLFSIRAGTIALVEAAPSAGNLGNPAQQVLQSVEALQQTNRRILDRLRPLYIEELGLATSVQTLLRNFRKQAPHITLTDTIDPELNVIDGALARTIYRVIQEALTNVLRHAKAGAAHVQATIAGESLIIEISDDGGGFPADNVFGRGLTGMHERVRALSGSLSLLRVDERTYVRCRLPAEPTREAPVNS; this is encoded by the coding sequence ATGTGGCAACGACTCTCGTTCAGAACGCAACTGTTTCTTCCGCTCGGCGCGAGTTTTCTGGCGGCGCTGATCCTGGGCGGCGTCCTGCTCCAGATATTCGCGACCAGCCAGCTCGCCGACGAGCACGAGCCCGCTCGACGTTCCATCCGAACCATCGCGGCCGCCCTCAACGACACATTGCGGGCCTCGGACAATCCGCAGAAGACGCTTGACGCCTTTGTCCGTTCCTTGGCCGGGTCCTCGGACATCCATTTCCGTTCCGTGGAAGGCGGTCTTGCGGCCTCGCCAAAGGACGCCGTGCGAGATCTGCAGGGGGTGCCGCGATGGTTTGTCGAGCTGCTCATGGTGCCGGAGACGGACGCTGCGGCTCCGGTGCTGATCGACGGCAGACGTATCGGCGATATCGTGTTCTTACCGGACCTGTCAGCCGACCTGTTCGAGAAGTGGATCGGCTTCCTGGCGCTGACCAGCCTCGTCGCCGTGCTGATGCTGCTCACGGGGATCATCGCCTACATCTTCGCGGGATCGGCGCTGCGACCGCTGCAGCATCTCGGCGAAGGCCTGACGCGGATGCGGCGCGGCGATTACGCAAAGCCGATCCCGGTCGGAGGGCCGCCGGAGATTCGGCGGAGCTGTACGGAAGCCAATGCGCTGGCTGCAACGCTTGCGCAATTGAGCCAGGACAATCGCGATCTGATGCATCGCCTGGTATCGCTCCAGGACGACGAGCGGCGCGATCTCGCCCGCGAGCTGCACGACGAGCTCGGGCCGCTGCTGTTCAGCATCCGCGCGGGCACGATCGCGCTGGTGGAGGCCGCGCCGTCGGCGGGAAATCTCGGCAACCCGGCCCAGCAAGTGCTGCAATCGGTCGAGGCACTCCAGCAGACCAACCGCCGCATCCTCGATCGGCTGCGGCCGCTCTACATCGAGGAGCTGGGCCTTGCGACCAGCGTGCAGACGCTGCTCCGGAATTTTCGCAAGCAGGCCCCCCACATCACCCTGACGGACACGATCGATCCGGAGCTCAACGTGATCGACGGAGCGCTGGCCCGGACCATCTATCGGGTGATCCAGGAGGCGCTGACCAACGTGCTGCGCCACGCCAAGGCCGGCGCCGCCCATGTCCAGGCGACCATCGCCGGCGAGAGTCTGATCATCGAGATCTCGGACGACGGTGGCGGTTTCCCCGCCGACAATGTCTTCGGCCGCGGCCTGACCGGCATGCACGAGCGCGTGCGCGCGCTCAGCGGATCGCTGTCATTGCTGCGGGTGGACGAGCGAACCTATGTGCGCTGCCGCCTTCCGGCCGAACCGACACGCGAGGCACCGGTCAACAGCTAA
- a CDS encoding response regulator transcription factor: MQETAKPGTRVLIVDDHPVVLSGCRTLFASDHSIRIEEATDAKSGHRAYVSKRPDVAVIDISLPDVSGFELMRRIRKDDPDAKIIMFSMNDDPAFVVRAVELGAQGYVSKGDDPRILLKAVRKVVAGDNFISPQLAEAVTFSGAAIKANPASQMTPRELEILRLLGRGDKIVEVAEALGISYKTVANTTSLLKQKLGAKNHSDLIRIAVEIGMS, from the coding sequence ATGCAAGAGACTGCCAAGCCGGGGACCCGGGTCCTGATTGTCGACGACCATCCCGTGGTGCTGTCGGGTTGCCGGACCCTGTTCGCTTCCGACCATTCGATCCGCATCGAGGAGGCGACGGACGCCAAATCCGGCCATCGCGCCTATGTCAGCAAGCGGCCGGACGTCGCGGTGATCGACATCAGCCTGCCCGATGTCTCCGGCTTCGAGCTGATGCGGCGAATCCGCAAGGACGATCCCGACGCCAAGATCATCATGTTCAGCATGAATGACGATCCGGCCTTCGTGGTGCGGGCCGTCGAGCTTGGCGCGCAAGGCTATGTTTCCAAGGGCGACGATCCCAGGATCCTGCTGAAAGCGGTGCGCAAGGTGGTCGCGGGCGACAATTTCATCTCACCGCAACTGGCGGAAGCCGTGACGTTTTCGGGGGCGGCGATCAAGGCCAACCCGGCCTCGCAGATGACGCCGCGGGAGCTCGAGATTCTCCGCCTGCTCGGACGCGGCGACAAGATCGTGGAAGTCGCGGAGGCACTCGGCATCTCCTACAAGACGGTCGCCAACACCACCTCCCTGCTCAAGCAGAAGCTGGGGGCCAAGAACCATTCCGACCTGATCAGGATCGCAGTGGAAATCGGCATGAGTTGA
- the thrC gene encoding threonine synthase, producing the protein MTRYISTRGEAPELGFCDVMLTGLARDGGLYVPTIWPQLSTETIAGFFGRPYWEVAVDVISPFTGGEITDAELGRMANEAYATFRHPAVVPLRQMSPHQFVLELFHGPTLAFKDVAMQLISRLMDHVLAKRGQRTTIVVATSGDTGGAAVEAFAGLENVDLIVLFPHGRISEVQRRMMTTTGAANVHALAIEGNFDDCQALVKGMFNNHRFRDATSLSGVNSINWARIVAQVVYYFTSAVAVGAPARAVDFVVPTGNFGDIFAGYVAKRMGLPVRTLRIAANVNDILARTLKTGIYEVREVHATASPSMDIQISSNFERLLFEAGRRDAAGVRRLMESLKQSGRFVLPDATLAAIREEFDAGRADETETAAAIRAGWREAGELVDPHTAVALAVADRDTTDTRVPSIVLSTAHPAKFPDAVEAACGQRPQLPAWLDGLMTKSEHMKVMKNDQAEVERFVLAVSRAAKQGVAG; encoded by the coding sequence TTGACTCGTTATATCTCGACCCGGGGCGAAGCCCCCGAACTCGGCTTCTGCGACGTGATGCTGACCGGGCTAGCGCGCGACGGCGGCCTGTATGTGCCGACCATCTGGCCGCAGCTGTCCACCGAGACTATCGCCGGCTTCTTCGGCCGTCCCTATTGGGAGGTTGCGGTCGACGTGATCAGTCCCTTCACCGGCGGCGAGATCACCGACGCCGAGCTCGGCCGCATGGCGAACGAGGCCTACGCGACCTTCCGCCACCCGGCGGTGGTGCCGCTGCGGCAGATGTCGCCGCACCAGTTCGTGCTGGAGCTGTTCCACGGTCCGACGCTCGCCTTCAAGGACGTGGCGATGCAGCTCATCTCGCGGCTGATGGACCATGTGCTCGCCAAACGCGGCCAGCGCACCACCATCGTGGTCGCGACGTCAGGCGATACCGGCGGCGCCGCTGTGGAGGCTTTCGCCGGCCTCGAGAACGTGGACCTGATCGTGCTGTTTCCGCACGGCCGCATCTCCGAGGTGCAGCGGCGGATGATGACGACGACGGGCGCGGCCAACGTCCACGCACTCGCCATCGAGGGCAATTTCGACGATTGCCAGGCGCTCGTGAAGGGGATGTTCAACAACCATCGCTTCCGCGATGCGACCTCGCTCTCCGGCGTCAATTCCATCAACTGGGCGCGCATCGTCGCCCAGGTGGTCTATTATTTCACCTCGGCCGTTGCCGTCGGTGCGCCTGCGCGCGCGGTGGATTTCGTGGTGCCGACGGGCAATTTCGGCGATATCTTTGCCGGCTACGTCGCCAAGCGCATGGGATTGCCGGTGCGGACCCTGCGCATCGCCGCCAACGTCAACGACATCCTGGCGCGCACGCTGAAGACGGGAATCTACGAGGTGCGCGAGGTGCACGCGACGGCGTCGCCGTCGATGGATATCCAGATCTCGTCGAATTTCGAACGGCTGCTGTTCGAGGCCGGCCGGCGCGATGCGGCGGGCGTGCGCCGCCTGATGGAGTCGCTGAAGCAGTCCGGGCGTTTCGTGTTGCCCGATGCGACGCTGGCCGCCATCCGCGAGGAGTTCGACGCCGGGCGCGCCGACGAGACCGAGACCGCGGCCGCCATCCGCGCCGGCTGGCGCGAGGCAGGCGAGCTGGTCGATCCCCACACGGCGGTGGCGCTCGCGGTCGCCGACCGCGACACCACGGACACGCGGGTGCCGAGCATCGTGCTCTCCACCGCCCATCCGGCCAAATTCCCCGACGCCGTCGAAGCGGCCTGCGGCCAGCGGCCGCAACTGCCGGCCTGGCTCGACGGTTTGATGACCAAATCCGAACACATGAAGGTGATGAAGAACGATCAGGCCGAGGTCGAGCGGTTCGTGCTGGCGGTCAGCCGCGCTGCAAAGCAGGGAGTTGCCGGATGA
- a CDS encoding pitrilysin family protein has protein sequence MSVEISKLASGLTVVTDKMPQLETAALGVWAGVGGRDEKPNEHGISHLLEHMAFKGTTKRSSREIVEEIEAVGGDLNAGTSTETTSYYARVLKADVPLALDVLADILANPAFEPDELEREKNVIVQEIGAAQDTPDDVVFEHLNELCYPDQPMGRSLLGTAKTLRSFNRDMLRGYLSTHYRGPDMVVAAAGAVDHAQVVAEAEKRFASFEAAPGPKPQTAQFGKGGAKVVHRELEQAHLTLALEGVPQNDPSLFSLQVFTNVLGGGMSSRLFQEVREKRGLCYSIYSFHAPYTDTGFFGLYTGTDPADAPEMMEVVVDIMNDSVETLTEAEIARAKAQMKAGLLMALESCSSRAEQLARHVLAYGRPQTVEELVGRIDAVSVESTRDAARALLSRSRPAVVALGSGRGLDTAVAFAEGLTRARAKARLH, from the coding sequence ATGAGCGTCGAGATTTCCAAGCTTGCGTCCGGCCTGACCGTCGTCACCGACAAGATGCCCCAGCTCGAGACCGCGGCGCTCGGCGTCTGGGCCGGCGTCGGCGGCCGTGACGAGAAGCCGAACGAGCACGGCATTTCCCATCTGCTCGAGCACATGGCGTTCAAGGGCACCACGAAGCGCTCCTCGCGCGAGATCGTCGAGGAGATCGAGGCGGTCGGCGGCGACCTCAATGCCGGCACCTCGACCGAGACCACGTCCTATTACGCGCGGGTGCTGAAGGCCGACGTGCCGCTCGCGCTCGACGTGCTCGCCGACATCCTCGCCAATCCGGCCTTCGAGCCCGACGAGCTGGAACGCGAGAAGAACGTTATCGTGCAGGAGATCGGAGCCGCGCAGGATACGCCCGACGACGTCGTGTTCGAGCATCTGAACGAGCTCTGCTACCCCGACCAGCCGATGGGCCGCTCGCTGCTCGGCACGGCCAAGACGCTGCGCAGCTTCAACCGCGACATGCTGCGCGGCTACCTCTCGACGCATTATCGCGGGCCCGACATGGTGGTGGCGGCGGCCGGCGCGGTCGATCACGCTCAGGTGGTCGCCGAGGCCGAGAAGCGCTTTGCCAGTTTCGAGGCGGCGCCGGGCCCGAAGCCGCAGACCGCCCAGTTCGGCAAGGGCGGCGCCAAGGTGGTGCATCGCGAGCTGGAGCAGGCGCATCTGACGCTGGCGCTGGAAGGCGTGCCGCAGAACGATCCGTCGCTGTTCTCCCTCCAGGTCTTCACCAACGTCCTCGGCGGCGGAATGTCCTCGCGCCTGTTCCAGGAGGTGCGCGAGAAGCGCGGCCTCTGCTACTCCATCTATTCGTTCCATGCGCCCTATACCGATACCGGGTTCTTCGGCCTCTACACCGGCACCGATCCGGCCGATGCGCCGGAGATGATGGAGGTCGTGGTCGACATCATGAATGATTCGGTGGAGACCCTGACCGAGGCCGAGATCGCGCGGGCCAAGGCGCAGATGAAGGCGGGTCTGCTGATGGCGCTGGAGAGCTGCTCCTCCCGCGCCGAGCAGCTCGCCCGGCACGTCCTCGCCTATGGCCGGCCGCAGACGGTCGAGGAGCTGGTCGGGCGGATCGACGCCGTCAGCGTCGAATCGACCCGGGACGCGGCGCGCGCGCTGTTGTCGCGGAGCCGGCCTGCCGTTGTCGCATTGGGCAGTGGCAGGGGTCTGGACACGGCGGTGGCTTTTGCGGAAGGATTGACCCGGGCGCGCGCCAAGGCCCGGCTGCACTAG
- a CDS encoding GNAT family N-acetyltransferase, producing MALFRLPSSGPAALAPRGNGLLLRAPQMSDFLQWAHLRESSRDYLTPWEPIWPSDDLTRSGFRRRLRRYSEDIAADRSYPFLIFRELDGAMVGGITLANVRRGIVQAGTIGYWVGQPHAHRGYMTAALRVLLPTLFGELNLHRVEAACIPTNAPSIRVLEKCGFSREGLARRYLCINGVWQDHLLFGLLHEDFRG from the coding sequence ATGGCCCTCTTTCGCCTGCCGTCCAGTGGACCCGCCGCCCTCGCACCGCGCGGCAACGGGCTGTTGTTGCGCGCACCGCAGATGTCGGACTTCCTGCAATGGGCTCATCTGCGCGAGTCCAGCCGCGACTACCTGACGCCCTGGGAGCCGATCTGGCCGTCGGACGATCTCACCCGCTCGGGCTTCCGCCGCCGTCTGCGCCGCTATTCCGAGGACATCGCCGCGGACCGTTCCTATCCTTTTCTGATCTTCCGCGAGCTCGACGGCGCCATGGTCGGCGGCATCACGCTGGCCAATGTCCGCCGCGGCATCGTGCAGGCCGGCACCATCGGCTATTGGGTGGGGCAGCCTCATGCCCATCGCGGCTACATGACGGCCGCGCTGCGGGTGCTGCTGCCGACCTTGTTCGGCGAGCTCAACCTGCACCGGGTCGAGGCCGCCTGCATCCCCACCAATGCGCCGTCGATCCGGGTGCTGGAAAAGTGCGGCTTCTCACGCGAGGGGCTCGCCCGCCGCTATCTCTGCATCAACGGGGTCTGGCAGGATCATTTGCTGTTCGGCCTCCTGCACGAGGATTTCCGCGGCTGA
- a CDS encoding ATP F0F1 synthase subunit B (Produces ATP from ADP in the presence of a proton gradient across the membrane. Subunit B is part of the membrane proton channel.), which yields MVFEPEFWVAVAFVILMVVFGYLGVFKTAMTALDHRAARIKAELDDAQRLKQEAAKVLADYKARTASAEREAAEIIANARSEAERIATDAKAKMEDFVARRTKTAESKIALAEAQALADVRAAAAEAAVQAASTILSQSVKGQVADDLLAKGISEVRQKLN from the coding sequence ATGGTCTTCGAACCTGAATTTTGGGTCGCCGTCGCCTTCGTGATCCTGATGGTCGTGTTCGGCTATCTCGGGGTCTTCAAGACGGCGATGACCGCGCTCGATCATCGTGCCGCCCGCATCAAGGCCGAGCTCGACGACGCCCAGCGCCTCAAGCAGGAAGCCGCCAAGGTGCTTGCCGACTACAAGGCGCGCACCGCCTCGGCCGAACGCGAAGCCGCCGAGATCATCGCCAACGCCAGAAGCGAAGCCGAGCGCATCGCGACTGATGCCAAGGCGAAGATGGAAGACTTCGTGGCACGCCGGACCAAGACCGCGGAGAGCAAGATCGCGCTCGCCGAGGCCCAGGCGCTGGCCGATGTCCGCGCCGCAGCGGCGGAAGCCGCCGTCCAGGCCGCCTCGACGATCCTGTCGCAGTCGGTCAAGGGCCAGGTCGCCGACGATCTGCTCGCCAAGGGCATCAGCGAAGTCCGGCAGAAGCTGAACTGA
- a CDS encoding F0F1 ATP synthase subunit B', with protein sequence MAESHGGAKGPAGAHTEADGGHHGGGFPPFESSSFASQLVSLAIFFVLLYVIVSKLALPRIGGAIEARQNKIEGDLAEAQKLKDQSEAALKAYESELAAARARAQAIGNESRDQANAQAEAERKALEQQLAAKLAGAEKTIASTRATAMSNVRGIAADAAGQIVQQLTGVVPDAASVNAAVDASLKG encoded by the coding sequence ATGGCTGAGAGTCATGGCGGCGCAAAAGGTCCGGCGGGCGCTCATACCGAGGCTGACGGTGGTCACCACGGTGGCGGCTTTCCGCCGTTCGAGAGCAGCAGCTTCGCTTCACAGCTGGTGTCGCTCGCGATCTTCTTCGTCCTGCTTTACGTGATCGTGTCCAAGCTCGCTCTGCCACGCATCGGCGGTGCGATCGAGGCGCGTCAGAACAAGATCGAGGGTGACCTCGCCGAGGCGCAGAAGCTGAAGGATCAGTCCGAGGCGGCGCTGAAGGCCTACGAAAGCGAGCTCGCTGCGGCGCGCGCGCGGGCGCAGGCGATCGGCAACGAATCCCGCGACCAGGCCAATGCGCAGGCCGAGGCCGAGCGCAAGGCGCTGGAACAGCAATTGGCGGCCAAGCTTGCCGGGGCGGAGAAGACCATCGCCTCGACCCGCGCCACCGCCATGAGCAACGTCCGCGGCATCGCGGCCGATGCGGCCGGCCAGATCGTGCAGCAGCTGACCGGCGTCGTTCCCGACGCTGCCTCGGTCAATGCCGCGGTCGATGCGTCCCTGAAAGGTTAG
- a CDS encoding F0F1 ATP synthase subunit C: protein MDPAAAKLIGAGIACIGMGGAGVGVGVIFGNYLAAAVRNPSAAQGQFGNLIFGFAVTEALGIFSLLIALLLLFVPL, encoded by the coding sequence ATGGATCCGGCAGCAGCAAAACTTATCGGCGCGGGCATCGCGTGCATCGGCATGGGCGGTGCGGGCGTCGGCGTGGGCGTGATCTTCGGCAACTACCTCGCCGCAGCCGTCCGCAACCCGTCGGCCGCTCAGGGCCAGTTCGGCAACCTGATCTTCGGCTTCGCCGTGACCGAAGCGCTCGGCATCTTCTCGCTGCTGATCGCGCTGTTGCTGCTGTTCGTTCCGCTCTGA
- a CDS encoding F0F1 ATP synthase subunit A, whose amino-acid sequence MKIDPIHQFNIEPLFTLGHIGNHTIAFTNSSLYMLVAVAIISILMLASGTQLVPGRLQSIAEISYEFVASTIRSTAGTEGMKFFPLIFSLFMFICVSNLVGIIPYTFTVSSHLIVTAALALLVFFTVLIYGLYKNGLKFFKIFVPHGVPIYILPLVMFIEILSFFLRPVSHSVRLFANMLAGHIALKVFAGFVAMLGFSLGALGWVGGVLPLALTVALTSLELLVAFLQAYVFAILTCIYLNDAIHPGH is encoded by the coding sequence ATGAAAATCGATCCGATCCACCAGTTCAACATCGAGCCTCTCTTCACGCTGGGCCATATCGGCAATCACACGATCGCCTTCACCAATTCGTCGCTCTATATGCTGGTGGCGGTGGCCATCATCTCGATCCTGATGCTCGCCAGCGGCACCCAGCTGGTTCCCGGGCGCCTGCAGTCGATCGCCGAGATCTCCTACGAATTCGTCGCCTCGACCATCCGTTCGACGGCCGGCACGGAAGGCATGAAGTTCTTCCCGCTGATCTTCTCGCTGTTCATGTTCATCTGCGTCTCGAACCTGGTCGGCATCATCCCCTACACCTTCACGGTGTCGAGCCATCTGATCGTCACCGCAGCGCTGGCGCTGCTGGTGTTCTTCACGGTCCTGATCTACGGCCTCTACAAGAACGGCCTGAAGTTCTTCAAGATTTTCGTTCCCCACGGCGTCCCCATCTACATCCTGCCGCTGGTCATGTTCATCGAGATCCTGTCGTTCTTCCTGCGGCCGGTCTCCCACAGCGTCCGTCTCTTCGCCAACATGCTGGCCGGCCACATCGCGCTGAAGGTCTTCGCGGGCTTCGTCGCCATGCTCGGCTTCTCGCTTGGGGCGCTGGGCTGGGTCGGCGGCGTGCTGCCGCTCGCTCTCACGGTCGCGCTGACGTCGCTGGAGCTGCTGGTCGCGTTCCTGCAGGCCTACGTGTTCGCGATCCTGACCTGCATCTACCTCAACGACGCCATTCATCCGGGACACTGA
- a CDS encoding AtpZ/AtpI family protein has protein sequence MTQGTGHGGNGDRDRSSEEAALSERLGSLDHRLSEFRDRRTKTEQPAGEGGDGAARASAMALGFRLSSELIAGVAVGGGIGWGFDRLLSTSPFGFIVFLLLGFVAGVVNVVRTAGAGQNRRGGS, from the coding sequence ATGACACAGGGCACGGGACACGGTGGGAATGGAGATCGCGATAGATCGTCCGAGGAAGCTGCGCTTTCCGAACGGCTCGGAAGTCTTGATCACAGGTTGTCCGAATTTCGCGACCGCCGGACCAAGACCGAGCAACCCGCAGGTGAAGGTGGAGACGGAGCGGCCAGAGCCTCGGCGATGGCGCTTGGTTTCCGACTATCCTCGGAGTTGATCGCCGGCGTCGCTGTCGGAGGGGGGATTGGCTGGGGCTTCGACCGCTTGCTGTCGACCTCGCCTTTCGGGTTTATCGTGTTCCTGTTGCTGGGCTTCGTCGCCGGCGTGGTGAATGTGGTGAGAACGGCAGGCGCGGGTCAGAACAGGCGCGGTGGATCTTAG
- a CDS encoding secondary thiamine-phosphate synthase enzyme YjbQ has translation MISTKSVTRSAPSTVQVTTISSSLLTVQTSGHGFTDLTSEAARFIDEVGARDGALTLFIRHTSASLTIQENADPSVLVDLATALSRLAPENAGWTHDTEGPDDMPAHVKTMLTGTSLQVPVLNGRLALGTWQAIYLIEHRKRPHRREVVLQFVGCNQ, from the coding sequence ATGATATCCACCAAATCCGTCACACGCTCGGCGCCGTCGACGGTGCAAGTCACCACCATCTCATCCTCCCTGCTGACGGTGCAGACATCGGGCCATGGCTTCACCGATCTCACCAGCGAAGCTGCAAGATTCATCGACGAGGTTGGCGCCCGCGACGGTGCCCTGACGCTGTTCATCCGCCATACCTCGGCCTCGCTGACGATCCAGGAGAACGCCGACCCTTCCGTGCTCGTCGACCTCGCCACGGCGCTGTCCCGGCTCGCGCCGGAGAATGCCGGCTGGACCCACGACACCGAAGGACCGGACGACATGCCGGCCCACGTCAAGACGATGTTGACCGGGACCTCGCTTCAGGTCCCGGTTCTGAACGGCAGGCTCGCACTCGGCACCTGGCAGGCGATCTATCTGATAGAGCATCGCAAGCGCCCGCACCGCCGCGAGGTGGTGCTGCAATTCGTCGGCTGCAATCAGTAG